The Faecalibacterium sp. I3-3-33 DNA window AAAAGCTGCTCAACGCTACGGTGATCCCGGTGGATCTGCCGGAACTGGATATCTCCAACTACAAGATGGTGGATGAGTTCGTGCGGCGCAACCGCCCGGATATCATCATCAACTGCGCCGCCTACACCAACGTGGACGGGTGCGAGGTGCACCACGACGATGCCTTTAAGGCAAATGCCCTTGGCCCCCGCAATCTGGCGCAGGCTGCCGAAAAGACCGGCGCACGGCTGGTGCACGTTTCCACCGACTATGTGTTCTCCGGCCGGGAGAACGGCGGCATCCCGCAGGATGAAGCCACCCTGCCCGGGCCCATCAGCGCCTACGGCTCCACCAAGCTCATGGGCGAAAAGTATGTGGAGCGGTTCTGCCACCGCCACTTCATCGTGCGCACCGCGTGGCTGTACAGCTACTACGGCAAAAACTTTGTCAAGACCATCGTGAACGCAGGCAAAAAGTTCGGCAAGCTGGAAGTGGTCAACGACCAGTGCGGCAACCCCACCAACGCTGCCGACCTCGCCCACGAAATTTTGCAGCTGTGCGTGACCCACGAGTACGGCCTGTACCACTGCACCGGCGAGGGCATCTGCTCCTGGTACGATTTTGCTGCCGAGATCATCCGCCTTTCCGGTGTGGATGCCACTGTTGCCCCCTGCACCAGCGAGGAGTACAAGGCAAAGCACCCGGACAGCGCCGACCGCCCCAAGTGGAGCGCACTGGACAACCGGATGCTGCGCTGCACCGTGGGCAACGATGTCCGCGACTGGAAGGACGCTCTGGCCTGCTTCTTCGCCCACTGGGACGGCGAAAACGGCATGAAGGGCTGAAAAAACTGAAAATCCCCCCTGCGGAAGAACTGAGGATGTATCATGTTTGATGCGATTTTTAGCAGATCTGTCAAGATATTAAAGATCTTTGCAAAGGTGCAGTGTGTGCTGGCCTTTGTGCTTGCAGCCATGCTGTGCGGTTCGGTCCATGAAATGCTGAAGCCCTTCAGTCGGTTTTCAGCCATCGTGCTGGGGCTGGCGGTCGCTGTGGTGTTCTGGGTCTTGCAGATGTTCCTTGCATGGGCGCTGTACGCCTTTGCGGAACTGGTGGAGTACACAAAAGCCACCCACAAGGAGCTCAACGATATGAGCGAGGGTCTGGCGCGGTACACCCAAGCCACCTATGAGGAGCTTCACAGCATGAACCAAGGGCTGGAAGCATACACCAAAGCCATGGGCAAGACCATGAACAGCATGAACAAGAACCTCTACCTTGTGGCAAAGCACTGCTGCGCCGAGGAGGAACGCGCCCGCGCCGCAGCCCGCCCGCAGTCCGGGGGAAACAACAAATAAATAAAGAGGGATACTGACCTATGAAAACCTATCTGATCACCGGCTGCGCCGGTTTTATCGGTTCCAACTTTGTGCACTATATGCTTAAAAAATACCCGGAGATCCTGCTGGTCAATCTGGATAAGCTGACCTACGCGGGCAATCTGGAAAACCTGAAGGACGTGGAGGGCGACCCCCGCCATGTGTTCGTGCAGGGCGATATCTGCGATAAGAAACTGGTGGAGAGCCTGTTTGCAAAGTACGATTTCGACTACGTCATCAACTTTGCCGCCGAGAGCCATGTGGACCGCTCCATCAAGAACCCCGAGATCTTTGTGCAGAGCAACGTGATGGGCACTGTCAACCTGCTGCAGCGCGCCAAGGAGGCATGGTACGACGCCGATGCCAAGACTTGGAAAGAGGGCAAGAAGTACCTGCAGGTCTCCACCGATGAGGTGTACGGCGCTCTGGGTGCAGACGGCTTCTTTATGGAGACCACGCCCCTGTGCCCCCACAGCCCCTACTCCTCCTCCAAGGCCAGCGCCGATATGTTCGTCATGGCCTTCCACGACACCTACGGTATGCCGGTGAACATTACCCGCTGCTCCAACAACTACGGCCCCTACCAGTTCCCGGAAAAGCTGATCCCCCTGATGATCAACAACGTCAAGCACCACAAGCAGCTGCCCGTCTACGGCGACGGTATGCAGATCCGCGACTGGCTGTATGTGGAGGATCACTGCAAGGCCATTGATATGGTGGCAAACGGCGGCAAGGTCGGCGAGGTGTACAACGTGGGCGGCCACAACGAGCGCCCCAACATCTTCATCGTCAAGACCATCATCAACCAGCTGCACGACCGTCTGCAGGACGAGGGTATCAGCGAGGAGCTGATCAAGCACGTCGCCGACCGTCTGGGTCACGACCGCCGCTACGGCATCGACCCCACCAAGATCAAGAATGATCTGGGCTGGTATCCCGAAACTCCCTTTGAGAAGGGCATCGTGCTGACCATCGACTGGTACCTGAACCACGAGGAGTGGATGAACCACGTCACCAGCGGCGACTACCAGAACTACTATCAGGATATGTACAAGAATAAGTAACAGCCTGTAAATCAAGCAAAACCAAAAGCCGGACAGCCCGCAAGCTGTCCGGCTTTGTTCTGTTCAAGGGGTGTTATTCTGTGCGGGGAAAGGGGGTCAGTAATACACGGCGCAGCTCCAGTACATCTGTCCGTCAATGGTCACAACGGCAATGCCGATGTGCTTGCAATCTTCACCCATGAACTTACCAGAGCCTTTCAATGCTGCCCACAACTCTGCCTTGCCCTCCGGGGTATTGGATGGAACCTTGGCATTCAGAATGTAGATCGACTCGTTATCCTCTCTAACCCAATCATAGCCAAAATCCATATCTGAAGTCCAGCCCTTAGTCTTGCTGCCCCAATCATCAAGGGCTTTATCTGCTTCGCTCTCTGGCAGCATGGTCTTACCGGCGGTGCGGAAGTGATTTATCAAATCCTGCTCGGCATCAGAGAGCTGTTTTACTTCCACCAGCGGGTCAAGGCTAGAGTCAAGGCTTGCGCGGTAGCTGTTGATCTCCTCCAGCAGCCGCTGCTTTGCCTGCTGCTCCGGCGTAAGCGGCGCAGCGCCGCAGGCGGTCAGCACCAGCAGCAGCGCACCGGTGAGCAGAAGGGCGGTCAGTCTTGCCAGTTTTTTCATAGGATCAGCCTCCATTCTTTGTTGTAGCGTGGTGTTGCTTTCTTCCATACCATAAGTATATCAGACGCCGCCCGCCCCCTGCAAGCGCGATTCGATGCAAAATAACCCCCATTCACGCAGGGAGAGAGAAATATTTCCCGCCTTTTTGGGCATCTTTACCCAAAATAGCGGGAAACCGGGGACGGGACGATTTAGAATGTGCTCCGCTGCGCTCTGCACATATTCAGCGGAATGATTATTTTTATTTTGCAATTCTGGAAAATCTGCGGATTTTCCAGAATTGCCTTTTCACGGGAGGGTTTGGAACGAACTCCCTCAGTCAAAACCTGACGGTTTTGCCAGCTCCCTCTGAGGGTGAGCCTTTGGCATGGCGGGAAAGTTTCCGGCTAAACCGCAAAGCTTGCGGGCGGGAACTTGCTCCCCCGGGGGGAGCTGTCGCGCAGCGACTGAGGGGCTTTTAATGGAGAAGCGAAAAAAGCGTTAAAGCGATAGCGCCGACTGGCGCAGCGCTAGCTTTTTTGTGCTTCGACTTCTTCTTTAGGATTGTCAAGGGCGTGTAGCCCTTGGCCCGTTGCGGGGTGGGTGGAGTCCAGAGGTAGGGAGGGGGGAGTCGGAACACCCCTCCCTGCCTCTGGCCCAGCGGAGCGTCCCTGCACGCTGACGGCAGGCAAAAACTTTCCCCGCGGAGCGGAAGCCATTTCAAATCGTCCCGCCTTGGGTGGTGTCCACCACAAAATCCGCGCTTTCGGCTATGCCGTACTGCGCAAAGTACCCCTCCTCCAGCGGCACCCACCGGGCGGCAAAATCCGCGTAGCGTGCGCCCTCCCGTGCCTGTAAGCGCCGGGTCTGCTCGGCCTTGGTGCAGGTCACGAACACCCGCAGCGTCTCGTAGGGGCGCAGCAGCGGGTGGTGGCTGTAACTGCCCTCTAAAATGAGCAGCGGCTGCGCGGGCAGCTGTACCGGGGGCAGAAAAGCCCCCTCCCGGCAGCTGTACGCCTGGTAGGCCACCGCCTGCCCCGCGTAGGCAGGGCGCAGGGCTTCGTCCCGCAGACGGGTCAGGTCCATGTTGGCGCAGGGGGTGTGTGCCCAGTCCGGGCTGCGCCGGGCGGGCGGCAGGTAGAAATCATCCGTGCGCAGCAGGGTGCAGCCGGGAAACTGCGCTGACAGCCCGTTGGCAAGGGTGGTCTTGCCGCTGCCGCAGCGGCCGTCCAGTGCCAGCACCAGCGGGCGGGTGGGCTTTTGCGCCAGCGCGGCGCTCAGCAGCGCAGACAGGGTGTGCGCGGTGATGGGTGTGGGCATGGGTTTGGCCTCCTTGGCAGGGTGCGCCCCAAGGGGCAGACCCGAGAATGCCCCAATTATACCACAGCCGCCGCCGGAAGGGTAGCGCGGGTGCGGTTTGCCATAAATAACTTTTTTACTGGAAAGGCTTGACACGCCCCGCTGCGGTGTGGTACACTACTGGCGTTAGGAACAACTAACCATATAGAACCCCACCGGCAGTGCCCGCAGCCCGGGCGTGCTGCTTTTTTTTGAAGTGCTGGTTAGCTACGTCTTACTTATAACAGCCCGGCACCCAGGGCATACTGACCCCGACACCGCCGCCAAAGGAGAACCGCCATGGAGCGTGATTTTGAGACCGTAATGATCGAACAATGTGCCCCGGTACTGGCGGGGCTGAAACCTGCGGGGCTGTTCCGCTACGAAACGCGCGACCGTGCCGACCTTGCCCGGCGGGTGGCGGGCTGGAATGCCCAGCTGAACCCCAAGGGCCTGCAGGTGCGGGTGCTGCGGGGGTGCATCGCCACCCGGCAGTATCTGGTGTACGTCTACCGCGCCGCCAAGCTGCAAACGGTGCTGGCAGATGCCGCTGTGCGCGGCTTTTTAGCCCGGGAGGGCTACCGTCTGCCGGAGGATGCCGCGGACTGCAACGCGCTGATCGACCAGCTCAGCCTGCGTCTGTGCTGCGCGGCGGAGGCAGCGGATTTTCCGCATGAGATCGGGGTATTTCTGGGCTATCCGCTGGAGGATGTGGTGGGCTTTATCCGCCACCGGGGCAAGTGCTTTACCTGCTGCGGATGCTGGAAGTCCTACGGTGACCCCGCCGCCGCCCAACAGCACTTTGACCAGCTGGCCAAGTGCACGGCGGTGTACCTGCGGCTGTTCCACAGCGGCACGCCCATTTTAAAACTGGCGGTGGCCGCCTGAAAAATTGATATTCTCTTTTCAAATACTCTCTTTTATCCTGGCAACTCTCCTATGCTTCCGACACAGGAGAGAGCAATCCTCCTTTTTACACACGACCGCCCGGTGCAGCTTTGACCCCTGCGCCGGGCGGTCGTGTTTCTCCGTCACCCTGCCCTATAAAACCGCAAAACACCCCTTAAAAATGTAAACATTGACTAACTTTACTTCAAAAAATAGAGTTAGTCATTGATGATTTTGATAAAAATGCAGGTCAGTTCCGGCATAAAATTTGTTTGTTTATATAAACTAACTATGAGATATGAAAAAACTATTGACAAGTCGGGGTTAGCAGCAGTAAACTATCTACGCTGATAGTTACGGCTGACTAACCACCGCAGCATCACATATTTTTCAAGGGAAGGGGAGCACAGCGATGATGCCTTTGACAATGACAAAAGCAGGCGAGACTGTCACCATCCGCAGGATCAGCGGCAAGGACGAGGTGCGGCTGCATCTGGCCGAGCTGGGGTTCGTGGTTGGCAGCGAGGTGACCGTGGTCAACGAGATCGCGGGCAACCTGATCGTGCAGGTCAAGCAGAGCCGTCTGGCACTGGATAAGACCATGGCAAGCCGCATCATGGTGTCCTGAGCAGCGCCTTCCCGGTGCTGCATGAAATACTGCAAGGGAGGAACGAGTACGATGAAAACACTGAAAGACGTAAAGGTGGGCGAGACCGCCACCGTGGCACGCCTGCACGGCGAAGGCCCGGTGAAGCGCCGCATCATGGATATGGGCATCACCAAGGGGGTGCAGATCTATGTGCGCAAGGTGGCACCGCTGGGCGACCCCATGGAGCTGACCGTGCGCAACTACGAGCTGAGCGTGCGCAAGGCCGACGCTGAGATGATCGAAGTGGTCTGATACGACCAAAGGGAGGAAAGGTATCCGCAATGAGCATTAAAATTGCACTGGCCGGCAACCCGAACTGCGGCAAAACGACCCTGTTCAACAACCTGACCGGCTCCAACCAGTATGTGGGCAACTGGCCCGGCGTTACTGTGGAAAAAAAGGAAGGCAAACTCAAGGGCGATAAGGACGTGATCATTCAGGATCTGCCCGGCATCTACTCGCTGTCCCCCTACACGCTGGAGGAAGTTGTCTCCCGTACTTACCTTGTGAAGGAGAAGCCCGACGCCATCCTGAACATCATCGACGGCACCAACATCGAGCGCAACCTCTACCTGACCACCCAGCTGATCGAGCTGGGCATCCCGGTGGTCATGGCTGTGAACATGATCGATCTGGTGCGCAAGAACGGCGATAAGATCGACCTGAAGAAGCTGAGCGCAGAGCTGGGCTGTCAGGCAGTGGAGATCAGCGCACTGAAGGGCGAGGGCACCGAGGCTGCCGCCAAGGCTGCGGTAGCCGCTGCCAAGGCCGGCAAGACCGGCGAGCTGCCCCATGTGTTCACCGGCAGCGTGGAGCACGCCATTGCCCACATCGAGGAGAGCATTCAGGGCAAGGTGGATGACCGCTTCCTGCGCTGGTACGCCGTCAAGCTGTTCGAGCGGGACGAGAAGGTGCAGGATGAGCTGAAGCTGGACAAGACCCTGATGGATCACATCGACGAGCACATTCAGGACTGCGAAAAAGAGATGGACGATGACGCCGAGAGCATCATCACCAACCAGCGCTACGCCTACATCAACACCGTGGTGGGCAAGGCTGTCAAGAAGAAGGCCCGCGTGGAGCACCTGACCGTTTCCGATAAGATCGACCGTATCGTTACCAACCGTGTGCTGGCACTGCCCATCTTCGCACTGGTCATGATCCTGATGTATTCGTTGTCCATGGGCACCTCCATTGCAGACGGCGGCTGGTCTATCGGCACCTTTGCAACTGACTGGACCAATGATGTGCTGTTCGGCGAGATCGTGCCCAATGCACTGGGCGGCTTTTTGGAGAGCATCGGCGTGGCAGGCTGGCTGTACGGCCTGATCATGGACGGCATCGTCGCCGGTGTCGGCGCAGTGCTGGGCTTTGTGCCCCAGATGCTGGTGCTGTTCTTCCTGCTGTCCATCCTCGAGGATGTGGGCTATATGTCCCGCGTGGCCTTTATCATGGACCGTATCTTCCGCAAGTTCGGCCTTTCCGGTAAGAGCTTTATCCCGGTGCTGGTGGGCACCGGCTGCGGCGTGCCGGGCGTCATGGCTTCCCGTACCATCGAGAACGAGCGTGACCGCCGCATGACCATCATGACCACCTGCTTCATCCCCTGCGGCGCTAAGATGCCTATTATCGGCCTGATTGCAGGTGCCATGTTCGGCGGCTCTCCGCTGGTTGCTGTTTCCGCTTACTTCATCGGCATGGCTGCCATCATCTGCTCCGGCATCATCCTGAAAAAGACCAAGATCTTTGCCGGTGACCCCGCTCCCTTCGTCATGGAGCTGCCTGCTTACCATGTGCCTGCCTGGGGCAACGTGTTCCGTGCTACCTGGGAGCGCGGCTGGTCCTTCATCAAGCGTGCCGGTTCCGTCATTCTGCTTGCGACCGTCGTGCTGTGGTTCCTGCAGGGCTTTGGCTTCGAGAACGGTGCATTCGGCATGGTCGAAGATCAGGACAACTCTGTTCTGGCTGCCATCGCCACCAAGATCGCATGGATCTTTGCACCTCTGGGCTTCGGCAACTGGCGTGCAACCGTCGCTTCCGTGTCCGGCCTGATCGCCAAGGAGAACGTCGTTGGTACCTTCGGCGTCCTGTATCACTTCGGCGGCGAGCTGTCTGAGAACGGCGACGAGATCTGGGCCGCTGTGGCACAGGATTACACCGCACTGTCTGCTTACGCCTTCATGATCTTCAACCTGCTGTGCGCTCCCTGCTTCGCCGCAAT harbors:
- the rfbD gene encoding dTDP-4-dehydrorhamnose reductase; its protein translation is MKIIVTGCKGQLGTELLKQLQEGRSELGPIPEKLLNATVIPVDLPELDISNYKMVDEFVRRNRPDIIINCAAYTNVDGCEVHHDDAFKANALGPRNLAQAAEKTGARLVHVSTDYVFSGRENGGIPQDEATLPGPISAYGSTKLMGEKYVERFCHRHFIVRTAWLYSYYGKNFVKTIVNAGKKFGKLEVVNDQCGNPTNAADLAHEILQLCVTHEYGLYHCTGEGICSWYDFAAEIIRLSGVDATVAPCTSEEYKAKHPDSADRPKWSALDNRMLRCTVGNDVRDWKDALACFFAHWDGENGMKG
- the rfbB gene encoding dTDP-glucose 4,6-dehydratase, encoding MKTYLITGCAGFIGSNFVHYMLKKYPEILLVNLDKLTYAGNLENLKDVEGDPRHVFVQGDICDKKLVESLFAKYDFDYVINFAAESHVDRSIKNPEIFVQSNVMGTVNLLQRAKEAWYDADAKTWKEGKKYLQVSTDEVYGALGADGFFMETTPLCPHSPYSSSKASADMFVMAFHDTYGMPVNITRCSNNYGPYQFPEKLIPLMINNVKHHKQLPVYGDGMQIRDWLYVEDHCKAIDMVANGGKVGEVYNVGGHNERPNIFIVKTIINQLHDRLQDEGISEELIKHVADRLGHDRRYGIDPTKIKNDLGWYPETPFEKGIVLTIDWYLNHEEWMNHVTSGDYQNYYQDMYKNK
- a CDS encoding uridine kinase family protein; this translates as MPTPITAHTLSALLSAALAQKPTRPLVLALDGRCGSGKTTLANGLSAQFPGCTLLRTDDFYLPPARRSPDWAHTPCANMDLTRLRDEALRPAYAGQAVAYQAYSCREGAFLPPVQLPAQPLLILEGSYSHHPLLRPYETLRVFVTCTKAEQTRRLQAREGARYADFAARWVPLEEGYFAQYGIAESADFVVDTTQGGTI
- a CDS encoding DUF3793 family protein produces the protein MERDFETVMIEQCAPVLAGLKPAGLFRYETRDRADLARRVAGWNAQLNPKGLQVRVLRGCIATRQYLVYVYRAAKLQTVLADAAVRGFLAREGYRLPEDAADCNALIDQLSLRLCCAAEAADFPHEIGVFLGYPLEDVVGFIRHRGKCFTCCGCWKSYGDPAAAQQHFDQLAKCTAVYLRLFHSGTPILKLAVAA
- a CDS encoding FeoA family protein, translated to MMPLTMTKAGETVTIRRISGKDEVRLHLAELGFVVGSEVTVVNEIAGNLIVQVKQSRLALDKTMASRIMVS
- a CDS encoding FeoA family protein, with product MKTLKDVKVGETATVARLHGEGPVKRRIMDMGITKGVQIYVRKVAPLGDPMELTVRNYELSVRKADAEMIEVV
- the feoB gene encoding ferrous iron transport protein B → MSIKIALAGNPNCGKTTLFNNLTGSNQYVGNWPGVTVEKKEGKLKGDKDVIIQDLPGIYSLSPYTLEEVVSRTYLVKEKPDAILNIIDGTNIERNLYLTTQLIELGIPVVMAVNMIDLVRKNGDKIDLKKLSAELGCQAVEISALKGEGTEAAAKAAVAAAKAGKTGELPHVFTGSVEHAIAHIEESIQGKVDDRFLRWYAVKLFERDEKVQDELKLDKTLMDHIDEHIQDCEKEMDDDAESIITNQRYAYINTVVGKAVKKKARVEHLTVSDKIDRIVTNRVLALPIFALVMILMYSLSMGTSIADGGWSIGTFATDWTNDVLFGEIVPNALGGFLESIGVAGWLYGLIMDGIVAGVGAVLGFVPQMLVLFFLLSILEDVGYMSRVAFIMDRIFRKFGLSGKSFIPVLVGTGCGVPGVMASRTIENERDRRMTIMTTCFIPCGAKMPIIGLIAGAMFGGSPLVAVSAYFIGMAAIICSGIILKKTKIFAGDPAPFVMELPAYHVPAWGNVFRATWERGWSFIKRAGSVILLATVVLWFLQGFGFENGAFGMVEDQDNSVLAAIATKIAWIFAPLGFGNWRATVASVSGLIAKENVVGTFGVLYHFGGELSENGDEIWAAVAQDYTALSAYAFMIFNLLCAPCFAAMGAIKREMNNGKWTAIAIGYMCALAYCASLVVYQLGGLVTGEVHFGLFTVVAVVVLAAFIYLMVRPNKYAGNNEVKIDVTKI